From Deferrisoma camini S3R1, the proteins below share one genomic window:
- a CDS encoding DUF3426 domain-containing protein gives MFVSCPKCHARYDVPDEKLAKGAVKIRCARCTNLFAVRRRVGAPPEPTPSAAEPSREEPRPEPESPPAAQAAAGTPEARFEDFDFDGSPQEAPAPEAEPEVPAQDELPPLGELDLGDFEGEGESVQPESEGSEASEPDLPDLEDLPSLGELDLGDFEVGPEEAEPTPAAEPEPLERVREEDLVPPRPSGGVQVQSLADDMPRLDLQRGPRRPDPGKRSPLVARDRRRSPLFWVVALAAVGIAGFTGYNVYRHPEAFTFLSPSKIRALWHRRAVNTRLTVQNLEGYYREVGGRRVFVIRGEVWNRSQAPQSLIRVRGNLFDAQGNPLASREVFCGNVLTEADLAKLPPQDIEARLQNEVGEGLSNMDIQPGARVPFMVVFLPAPEGATKFNVEVVQAREGASGG, from the coding sequence ATGTTCGTCTCCTGCCCGAAGTGTCACGCCCGCTACGACGTTCCGGACGAAAAGCTCGCCAAAGGTGCGGTGAAGATCCGGTGCGCCCGGTGCACGAACCTGTTTGCGGTGCGGCGCCGGGTGGGAGCCCCGCCTGAGCCGACACCCTCTGCGGCGGAGCCGAGCCGGGAGGAGCCCCGGCCGGAACCGGAGTCCCCACCCGCTGCGCAGGCCGCTGCCGGGACCCCCGAGGCGCGGTTCGAGGACTTCGATTTCGACGGCTCGCCCCAGGAGGCCCCGGCGCCCGAGGCGGAACCCGAGGTGCCGGCCCAGGACGAGCTGCCCCCCTTGGGCGAGCTGGATCTGGGCGATTTCGAGGGCGAGGGCGAGTCGGTCCAGCCGGAATCCGAGGGGAGCGAGGCCTCCGAACCGGATCTGCCCGATCTGGAGGACCTTCCGTCCTTGGGGGAGCTGGACCTGGGGGACTTCGAGGTCGGTCCCGAGGAGGCCGAACCCACCCCCGCGGCGGAACCCGAGCCGCTGGAGCGGGTGCGCGAGGAGGACCTGGTTCCCCCTCGGCCTTCGGGGGGCGTCCAGGTCCAGAGCCTGGCGGACGACATGCCCCGCCTCGACCTGCAGCGGGGCCCCCGTCGGCCCGACCCTGGGAAGCGTTCGCCCCTGGTGGCCCGCGACCGGAGGCGGTCCCCCCTGTTCTGGGTGGTGGCGCTCGCGGCGGTGGGGATTGCCGGGTTCACCGGCTACAACGTGTACCGCCACCCCGAGGCGTTCACGTTCCTCAGCCCCTCGAAGATCCGGGCCCTGTGGCACCGTCGTGCCGTCAACACCCGGCTGACCGTCCAGAACCTGGAGGGCTACTACCGCGAGGTGGGCGGGCGCAGGGTGTTCGTCATTCGGGGCGAGGTGTGGAACCGGTCCCAGGCTCCCCAAAGCCTGATCCGGGTCCGGGGGAACCTGTTCGACGCCCAGGGCAACCCCCTGGCATCTCGGGAGGTGTTCTGCGGGAACGTCCTCACCGAGGCGGACCTGGCCAAGCTGCCCCCCCAGGACATCGAGGCGCGCCTCCAGAACGAGGTGGGCGAGGGGTTGAGCAACATGGACATCCAACCCGGGGCCCGGGTGCCGTTCATGGTGGT
- a CDS encoding GGDEF domain-containing protein — translation MSEPQNSCPPELRDLLERRNEELETLVEIGKALTSTLDLKEVLSIIMDKVGQLLRPKTWSLLLVDDRTGELVFEIAVSPAADRLKNIRLQKGEGIAGWVALHGEPLLIPDVGQDHRFAPKVDQAVRFNTRSIVCVPLKSKNRVLGVIELVNPLEERTFSEADLKILSTIADYAAIAIENARYVETVRDLVVTDDLTGLYNARYLLEVLDYELDRARRYSYPVSLVFLDLDYFKDVNDTYGHLVGSRLLAEVGRVIRSHIRKADVAVRYGGDEFVVVLPNTPKEGALQMAKNLHRRIRDRYFLQDDGYRIRLTASFGVATFPDDAQTKLALVRLADQAMYRVKESTRDGVTGA, via the coding sequence ATGTCGGAACCGCAGAACTCCTGTCCGCCCGAACTCCGGGATCTCCTGGAGCGTCGCAACGAAGAGTTGGAGACCCTGGTGGAGATCGGGAAGGCCCTGACCTCCACCCTGGACCTCAAAGAGGTCTTGAGCATCATCATGGACAAGGTGGGCCAGCTGCTGCGGCCCAAGACCTGGTCCCTGTTGCTCGTGGACGACCGCACCGGGGAGCTGGTGTTCGAGATCGCCGTGTCCCCCGCGGCCGACCGGCTCAAGAACATCCGGCTCCAGAAGGGCGAAGGGATCGCGGGCTGGGTCGCCCTCCACGGAGAGCCCCTGCTCATTCCGGACGTCGGCCAGGACCACCGGTTCGCCCCCAAGGTCGACCAGGCCGTGCGGTTCAACACCCGCTCCATCGTGTGCGTGCCCCTCAAGAGCAAGAACCGGGTCCTCGGCGTGATCGAGCTGGTGAACCCCCTGGAGGAGCGGACCTTCTCCGAGGCGGACCTAAAGATCCTGTCGACCATCGCGGACTACGCGGCCATCGCCATCGAGAATGCCCGGTACGTGGAGACCGTGCGGGACCTGGTGGTCACCGACGACCTGACGGGCCTCTACAACGCCCGCTACCTCCTGGAGGTGCTCGACTACGAGCTCGACCGGGCCCGCCGGTACTCCTACCCGGTGTCCCTGGTGTTCCTGGACCTGGACTACTTCAAGGACGTGAACGACACCTACGGCCACCTGGTGGGCAGCCGGCTGCTGGCCGAGGTGGGCCGGGTCATCCGAAGCCACATCCGCAAGGCCGACGTGGCCGTGCGATACGGCGGCGACGAGTTCGTGGTGGTGCTGCCCAACACGCCCAAGGAGGGCGCCCTTCAGATGGCGAAGAATCTGCACCGCCGCATCCGGGACCGCTACTTCCTGCAGGACGACGGGTACCGGATCCGCCTCACGGCCAGTTTCGGCGTGGCCACGTTCCCCGACGACGCCCAGACCAAGCTGGCCCTCGTGCGCCTGGCCGACCAAGCGATGTACCGCGTCAAGGAGTCCACCCGCGACGGGGTCACGGGCGCGTAG